A part of Larimichthys crocea isolate SSNF chromosome VII, L_crocea_2.0, whole genome shotgun sequence genomic DNA contains:
- the p4ha3 gene encoding prolyl 4-hydroxylase subunit alpha-3 isoform X1, translating into MKKLSTCVYFSWALLTAAVIPVSVGEMYTSLLNVKQAISVERKLIDYLRTYLDHELERLEDIKRFYAKVSNLHAELYKGPATAMANPLVAFTLIKRLQSEWLNLVYSNEALENTQALRSSYEKEEADLPKLEDLQGAAKGLMRLQDVYALQVPSLVKGRFQRVTNGKPIDIYLPAVSVPLSGDDCFLVGKVAYEQEDYYHSVQWLEESVRLFRGTGREWSPENEGTLEDALDHLAFSHFKTGNISSALSLSQELLHHDPMNGRVLQNVEKYEKLLVTSPAKSVGGSGLKRPTSTYLRTRDTYERLCQTQGSQQPMHFENPRLFCDYFTNGNPGLLLLPVRREVLSLQPYVVLYHNFINDAEAEDIKGLAHTGLRRSVVATGVKQETAEYRISKSAWLNGSAQSTVGKLDQKISRLTGLNVKHPYGEYLQVVNYGIGGHYEPHFDHATSPSSPVYKLKTGNRVATFMIYLSSVEAGGSTAFIYANFSVPVVEKAAIFWWNLHRNGQGDMDTLHAGCPVLIGDKWVANKWIHEYGQEFQHRCSLNPEE; encoded by the exons ATGAAGAAGTTATCAACATGTGTTTACTTCAGCTGGGCTCTCCTGACTGCAGCTGTGATCCCAGTGTCCGTGGGGGAGATGTACACGTCGCTGCTGAACGTAAAGCAGGCGATCAGTGTTGAAAGGAAGCTGATCGATTACTTGAGAACTTACCTTGACCACGAGTTGGAGAGACTGGAGGACATCAAGCG TTTCTATGCCAAAGTGTCCAACCTGCACGCTGAACTTTACAAAGGTCCGGCGACTGCAATGGCAAACCCACTGGTGGCGTTCACCCTGATCAAGCGGCTTCAGTCAGAGTGGTTAAATCTTGTCTACAGTAACGAAGCTCTGGAGAACACTCAAG CTCTCAGGTCAAGTTACGAGAAGGAAGAGGCAGATCTACCCAAACTGGAAGACCTCCAGGGGGCCGCGAAGGGGCTGATGAGGCTGCAGGATGTGTACGCTCTCCAAGTTCCGAGTCTCGTAAAGGGTCGTTTCCAGAGAGTCACTAATGGCAAACCCATTGATATCTACCTGCCTGCAGTGTCTGTTCCGCTGTCTGGTGATGACTGCTTTCTTGTTGGAAAG GTGGCCTACGAGCAGGAAGACTACTACCACTCAGTGCAGTGGTTGGAGGAGTCAGTGCGTCTCTTCAGGGGGACAGGAAGAGAGTGGAGCCCTGAGAATGAAGGGACTTTGGAGGACGCTCTGGATCACCTGGCCTTCTCTCACTTTAAA ACAGGAAACATCTCCTCTGCTCTCAGCCTGTCTCAGGAGTTACTGCATCATG ATCCGATGAATGGAAGAGTTTTGCAGAATGTCGAGAAATATGAGAAGCTGCTGGTTACGAGTCCAGCCAAATCAGTCGGGGGCAGTGGGCTGAAGAGACCAACCTCAACGTATTTAAGGACCAGGGACACTTACGAGAGACTGTGCCAGACCCAAGGCTCTCAG CAGCCAATGCATTTTGAAAACCCCAGACTTTTCTGCGATTACTTCACCAATGGCAATCCCGGACTTCTATTGCTGCCAGTACGACGTGAAGTGTTGAGCCTGCAGCCGTATGTGGTCCTTTACCACAACTTCATCAATGACGCAGAGGCCGAGGACATCAAGGGGCTCGCCCATACAGGA TTGAGACGCTCTGTGGTGGCAACTGGAGTGAAACAAGAAACCGCAGAGTATCGCATCAGCAAGAG TGCATGGCTGAACGGCTCAGCTCAGTCCACTGTTGGGAAGCTGGACCAGAAGATCTCCAGACTCACAGGTCTGAACGTAAAGCATCCATATGGCGAGTACCTCCAAGTGGTGAATTATGGGATTGGTGGGCATTACGAGCCTCACTTCGACCATGCTACG TCACCTTCAAGTCCGGTGTACAAGCTGAAAACTGGGAATCGAGTGGCAACTTTTATGATATAC CTCAGCTCTGTCGAGGCAGGTGGGTCCACAGCCTTCATCTACGCCAACTTCAGTGTTCCTGTCGTGGAG AAAGCTGCCATCTTCTGGTGGAATCTGCATAGAAATGGTCAAGGAGACATGGACACGCTGCACGCTGGCTGTCCTGTGCTTATTGGGGACAAATGGG
- the p4ha3 gene encoding prolyl 4-hydroxylase subunit alpha-3 isoform X3, giving the protein MKKLSTCVYFSWALLTAAVIPVSVGEMYTSLLNVKQAISVERKLIDYLRTYLDHELERLEDIKRFYAKVSNLHAELYKGPATAMANPLVAFTLIKRLQSEWLNLVYSNEALENTQALRSSYEKEEADLPKLEDLQGAAKGLMRLQDVYALQVPSLVKGRFQRVTNGKPIDIYLPAVSVPLSGDDCFLVGKVAYEQEDYYHSVQWLEESVRLFRGTGREWSPENEGTLEDALDHLAFSHFKTGNISSALSLSQELLHHDPMNGRVLQNVEKYEKLLVTSPAKSVGGSGLKRPTSTYLRTRDTYERLCQTQGSQQPMHFENPRLFCDYFTNGNPGLLLLPVRREVLSLQPYVVLYHNFINDAEAEDIKGLAHTGLRRSVVATGVKQETAEYRISKSAWLNGSAQSTVGKLDQKISRLTGLNVKHPYGEYLQVVNYGIGGHYEPHFDHATSPSSPVYKLKTGNRVATFMIYLSSVEAGGSTAFIYANFSVPVVEWQTNGSTSMAKSSSIAAA; this is encoded by the exons ATGAAGAAGTTATCAACATGTGTTTACTTCAGCTGGGCTCTCCTGACTGCAGCTGTGATCCCAGTGTCCGTGGGGGAGATGTACACGTCGCTGCTGAACGTAAAGCAGGCGATCAGTGTTGAAAGGAAGCTGATCGATTACTTGAGAACTTACCTTGACCACGAGTTGGAGAGACTGGAGGACATCAAGCG TTTCTATGCCAAAGTGTCCAACCTGCACGCTGAACTTTACAAAGGTCCGGCGACTGCAATGGCAAACCCACTGGTGGCGTTCACCCTGATCAAGCGGCTTCAGTCAGAGTGGTTAAATCTTGTCTACAGTAACGAAGCTCTGGAGAACACTCAAG CTCTCAGGTCAAGTTACGAGAAGGAAGAGGCAGATCTACCCAAACTGGAAGACCTCCAGGGGGCCGCGAAGGGGCTGATGAGGCTGCAGGATGTGTACGCTCTCCAAGTTCCGAGTCTCGTAAAGGGTCGTTTCCAGAGAGTCACTAATGGCAAACCCATTGATATCTACCTGCCTGCAGTGTCTGTTCCGCTGTCTGGTGATGACTGCTTTCTTGTTGGAAAG GTGGCCTACGAGCAGGAAGACTACTACCACTCAGTGCAGTGGTTGGAGGAGTCAGTGCGTCTCTTCAGGGGGACAGGAAGAGAGTGGAGCCCTGAGAATGAAGGGACTTTGGAGGACGCTCTGGATCACCTGGCCTTCTCTCACTTTAAA ACAGGAAACATCTCCTCTGCTCTCAGCCTGTCTCAGGAGTTACTGCATCATG ATCCGATGAATGGAAGAGTTTTGCAGAATGTCGAGAAATATGAGAAGCTGCTGGTTACGAGTCCAGCCAAATCAGTCGGGGGCAGTGGGCTGAAGAGACCAACCTCAACGTATTTAAGGACCAGGGACACTTACGAGAGACTGTGCCAGACCCAAGGCTCTCAG CAGCCAATGCATTTTGAAAACCCCAGACTTTTCTGCGATTACTTCACCAATGGCAATCCCGGACTTCTATTGCTGCCAGTACGACGTGAAGTGTTGAGCCTGCAGCCGTATGTGGTCCTTTACCACAACTTCATCAATGACGCAGAGGCCGAGGACATCAAGGGGCTCGCCCATACAGGA TTGAGACGCTCTGTGGTGGCAACTGGAGTGAAACAAGAAACCGCAGAGTATCGCATCAGCAAGAG TGCATGGCTGAACGGCTCAGCTCAGTCCACTGTTGGGAAGCTGGACCAGAAGATCTCCAGACTCACAGGTCTGAACGTAAAGCATCCATATGGCGAGTACCTCCAAGTGGTGAATTATGGGATTGGTGGGCATTACGAGCCTCACTTCGACCATGCTACG TCACCTTCAAGTCCGGTGTACAAGCTGAAAACTGGGAATCGAGTGGCAACTTTTATGATATAC CTCAGCTCTGTCGAGGCAGGTGGGTCCACAGCCTTCATCTACGCCAACTTCAGTGTTCCTGTCGTGGAG
- the p4ha3 gene encoding prolyl 4-hydroxylase subunit alpha-3 isoform X2 has protein sequence MKKLSTCVYFSWALLTAAVIPVSVGEMYTSLLNVKQAISVERKLIDYLRTYLDHELERLEDIKRFYAKVSNLHAELYKGPATAMANPLVAFTLIKRLQSEWLNLVYSNEALENTQALRSSYEKEEADLPKLEDLQGAAKGLMRLQDVYALQVPSLVKGRFQRVTNGKPIDIYLPAVSVPLSGDDCFLVGKVAYEQEDYYHSVQWLEESVRLFRGTGREWSPENEGTLEDALDHLAFSHFKTGNISSALSLSQELLHHDPMNGRVLQNVEKYEKLLVTSPAKSVGGSGLKRPTSTYLRTRDTYERLCQTQGSQPMHFENPRLFCDYFTNGNPGLLLLPVRREVLSLQPYVVLYHNFINDAEAEDIKGLAHTGLRRSVVATGVKQETAEYRISKSAWLNGSAQSTVGKLDQKISRLTGLNVKHPYGEYLQVVNYGIGGHYEPHFDHATSPSSPVYKLKTGNRVATFMIYLSSVEAGGSTAFIYANFSVPVVEKAAIFWWNLHRNGQGDMDTLHAGCPVLIGDKWVANKWIHEYGQEFQHRCSLNPEE, from the exons ATGAAGAAGTTATCAACATGTGTTTACTTCAGCTGGGCTCTCCTGACTGCAGCTGTGATCCCAGTGTCCGTGGGGGAGATGTACACGTCGCTGCTGAACGTAAAGCAGGCGATCAGTGTTGAAAGGAAGCTGATCGATTACTTGAGAACTTACCTTGACCACGAGTTGGAGAGACTGGAGGACATCAAGCG TTTCTATGCCAAAGTGTCCAACCTGCACGCTGAACTTTACAAAGGTCCGGCGACTGCAATGGCAAACCCACTGGTGGCGTTCACCCTGATCAAGCGGCTTCAGTCAGAGTGGTTAAATCTTGTCTACAGTAACGAAGCTCTGGAGAACACTCAAG CTCTCAGGTCAAGTTACGAGAAGGAAGAGGCAGATCTACCCAAACTGGAAGACCTCCAGGGGGCCGCGAAGGGGCTGATGAGGCTGCAGGATGTGTACGCTCTCCAAGTTCCGAGTCTCGTAAAGGGTCGTTTCCAGAGAGTCACTAATGGCAAACCCATTGATATCTACCTGCCTGCAGTGTCTGTTCCGCTGTCTGGTGATGACTGCTTTCTTGTTGGAAAG GTGGCCTACGAGCAGGAAGACTACTACCACTCAGTGCAGTGGTTGGAGGAGTCAGTGCGTCTCTTCAGGGGGACAGGAAGAGAGTGGAGCCCTGAGAATGAAGGGACTTTGGAGGACGCTCTGGATCACCTGGCCTTCTCTCACTTTAAA ACAGGAAACATCTCCTCTGCTCTCAGCCTGTCTCAGGAGTTACTGCATCATG ATCCGATGAATGGAAGAGTTTTGCAGAATGTCGAGAAATATGAGAAGCTGCTGGTTACGAGTCCAGCCAAATCAGTCGGGGGCAGTGGGCTGAAGAGACCAACCTCAACGTATTTAAGGACCAGGGACACTTACGAGAGACTGTGCCAGACCCAAGGCTCTCAG CCAATGCATTTTGAAAACCCCAGACTTTTCTGCGATTACTTCACCAATGGCAATCCCGGACTTCTATTGCTGCCAGTACGACGTGAAGTGTTGAGCCTGCAGCCGTATGTGGTCCTTTACCACAACTTCATCAATGACGCAGAGGCCGAGGACATCAAGGGGCTCGCCCATACAGGA TTGAGACGCTCTGTGGTGGCAACTGGAGTGAAACAAGAAACCGCAGAGTATCGCATCAGCAAGAG TGCATGGCTGAACGGCTCAGCTCAGTCCACTGTTGGGAAGCTGGACCAGAAGATCTCCAGACTCACAGGTCTGAACGTAAAGCATCCATATGGCGAGTACCTCCAAGTGGTGAATTATGGGATTGGTGGGCATTACGAGCCTCACTTCGACCATGCTACG TCACCTTCAAGTCCGGTGTACAAGCTGAAAACTGGGAATCGAGTGGCAACTTTTATGATATAC CTCAGCTCTGTCGAGGCAGGTGGGTCCACAGCCTTCATCTACGCCAACTTCAGTGTTCCTGTCGTGGAG AAAGCTGCCATCTTCTGGTGGAATCTGCATAGAAATGGTCAAGGAGACATGGACACGCTGCACGCTGGCTGTCCTGTGCTTATTGGGGACAAATGGG